The genomic DNA ACAGAACGCTGAGCGCGAATAGCCTATCAACATCGCTTATCCTCAAGTCGGAAAGATAGTTCTTGAGAGTTTTAAAAGTACACGGCCGGTCGTTCATCCGAAGTTCCAAATCGCCCAAGAAATGATGTGCCATGAATGGTCAGGATCGCACGGGTGTTGAAACGTGCAACGATCACAAACGGTGCCAAGCAAATTGCAAGCTACAAAAGTTGATGATTTTTCGAAACGAAGGCTATTTCAGATCATAAGATAAAATTTGCAACATCCTCCATATATGCCTGATAGAAACTATCGGATTGACATATCTGACAAATTCACTCAGGATTAAATTCAGTCAAGCCACCCGATTTCAAAACAAGGGAAGCCCGACACGTGACCATGTGAGGACTTCCAATATGCAGCCAAACGCCCAAACGAAAAATTGCCGTAATAGTGTTGAACATCACCGTGCCGAGCCCCCTCTGAACGCTCTCGAAGTGTTGCGATCTGCATCTACAGCAGAAGGTATGCCAGTTGAGTGGACGTTAGATCGCGCAAATCTATCACGCGACAATACTGCGGGCAGCTTCTCATCATGACATTCCATGCAGCCCCGCCCAAACACACACCAACCGACACACTGCCGACTTATCAGGCCAAAGACCTGACCGAAGGTGGTGATTTGGCACAAATCGTCCTCGAAGATCAGACGTATACGTTGCGGGTCACGCGCGCGGGTAAGTTAATTTTGACG from Octadecabacter antarcticus 307 includes the following:
- the hemP gene encoding hemin uptake protein HemP — protein: MTFHAAPPKHTPTDTLPTYQAKDLTEGGDLAQIVLEDQTYTLRVTRAGKLILTK